A region of Streptomyces sp. WMMC500 DNA encodes the following proteins:
- a CDS encoding acyl-CoA carboxylase subunit beta codes for MTTVDYAPSDATAAGAVENEARGRAAELRRIREQAHAGPSERATAAQKAKGKLTARERIDLLLDEGSFNEVEPLRRHRATGFGLEAKKPYTDGVITGWGTVHGRTVFVYAHDFRIFGGALGEAHANKIHKIMDKAISAGAPLVSLNDGAGARIQEGVSALAGYGGIFQRNTRASGVIPQISVMLGPCAGGAAYSPALTDFVFMVRETSQMFITGPDVVKAVTGEEISQNGLGGADVHAETSGVCHFAYDDEVTCLEEVRYLLSMLPQNNRENPPAVTAEDPADRGGDALLDLVPADGNRPYDMRKVIEEIVDDGEYLEVHERWAANLICALTRLDGQVVGIVANQPQSLAGVLDIEASEKGARFVQMCDAFNIPIVTLLDVPGFLPGVDQEHGGIIRHGAKLLYAYCNATVPRISVVLRKAYGGAYIVMDSQSIGADLTYAWPTNEIAVMGAEGAANVIFRRDITAAEDPEAKRAEMVKQYKAELMHPYYAAERGLVDDVIDPVDTRHILIRSLAMLRTKHADLPARKHGNPPQ; via the coding sequence ATGACCACTGTGGACTACGCCCCCTCCGACGCGACGGCGGCAGGCGCCGTCGAGAACGAGGCCCGGGGGCGGGCGGCCGAGCTGCGCCGCATTCGCGAGCAGGCCCACGCGGGGCCCAGCGAGCGGGCGACCGCCGCGCAGAAGGCCAAGGGGAAGCTCACCGCCCGGGAGCGGATCGACCTGCTGCTGGACGAGGGGTCGTTCAACGAGGTGGAGCCGCTGCGCCGGCACCGCGCCACCGGTTTCGGCCTGGAGGCCAAGAAGCCGTACACGGACGGCGTGATCACCGGATGGGGGACGGTGCACGGGCGGACGGTCTTCGTCTACGCCCACGACTTCCGGATCTTCGGCGGCGCGCTCGGCGAGGCGCACGCGAACAAGATCCACAAGATCATGGACAAGGCCATCTCGGCGGGTGCGCCGCTGGTCAGCCTCAACGACGGCGCGGGCGCCCGGATCCAGGAGGGCGTCTCGGCGCTCGCCGGCTACGGCGGCATCTTCCAGCGCAACACCCGCGCCTCGGGCGTCATCCCGCAGATCTCGGTGATGCTCGGCCCCTGCGCGGGCGGCGCGGCCTACAGCCCCGCGCTCACCGACTTCGTCTTCATGGTCCGCGAGACCTCGCAGATGTTCATCACGGGCCCGGACGTGGTCAAGGCGGTGACGGGCGAGGAGATCAGCCAGAACGGCCTGGGCGGCGCGGACGTGCACGCGGAGACGTCGGGGGTGTGCCACTTCGCGTACGACGACGAGGTGACGTGCCTGGAGGAGGTGCGCTACCTGCTGTCGATGCTGCCGCAGAACAACCGGGAGAACCCGCCGGCCGTCACCGCCGAGGACCCGGCCGACCGCGGCGGCGACGCGCTGCTGGACCTGGTGCCCGCCGACGGCAACAGGCCGTACGACATGCGCAAGGTGATCGAGGAGATCGTCGACGACGGCGAGTACCTCGAGGTGCACGAGCGCTGGGCGGCCAACCTGATCTGCGCGCTCACCCGGCTCGACGGCCAGGTGGTCGGCATCGTCGCCAACCAGCCGCAGTCGCTGGCGGGCGTACTGGACATCGAGGCGAGCGAGAAAGGTGCCCGCTTTGTCCAGATGTGCGATGCTTTCAATATTCCGATCGTCACCCTGCTCGACGTTCCGGGCTTCCTCCCGGGCGTCGACCAGGAGCACGGCGGGATCATCAGGCACGGAGCGAAGCTGCTCTACGCCTATTGCAACGCCACCGTGCCGCGGATCTCGGTGGTGCTCAGGAAGGCGTACGGCGGCGCGTACATCGTCATGGACAGCCAGTCCATCGGCGCCGACCTGACGTACGCCTGGCCGACCAACGAGATCGCGGTCATGGGCGCGGAAGGCGCCGCGAACGTGATCTTCCGGCGCGACATCACGGCCGCGGAGGACCCCGAGGCCAAGCGCGCCGAGATGGTCAAGCAGTACAAGGCCGAGCTGATGCACCCGTACTACGCGGCCGAACGCGGCCTCGTGGACGACGTCATCGACCCCGTGGATACGCGCCACATCCTCATCCGGTCCCTGGCCATGCTGCGGACGAAGCACGCGGACCTGCCGGCGCGCAAGCACGGCAACCCGCCGCAGTGA
- a CDS encoding roadblock/LC7 domain-containing protein, which translates to MSPLSQAAQNLNWLITNFVDNTPGVSHTVVVSADGLLLAMSDGFPRDRADQLAAVASGLTSLTAGASRIFEGGSVNQTVVEMERGFLFIMSISDGSSLAVLAHPECDIGLVGYEMALLVDRAGAVLTPDLRAELQGSLLH; encoded by the coding sequence TTGAGTCCATTGAGCCAGGCGGCGCAGAATCTGAACTGGTTGATCACCAACTTCGTGGACAACACCCCGGGGGTGTCGCACACGGTGGTGGTCTCCGCCGACGGACTGCTTCTGGCGATGTCCGACGGCTTCCCGCGGGACCGTGCCGATCAGCTCGCGGCGGTGGCGTCCGGTCTGACGTCCCTGACGGCCGGTGCCTCGCGCATTTTCGAAGGCGGCAGCGTGAACCAGACGGTGGTGGAGATGGAGCGCGGCTTCCTCTTCATCATGTCCATTTCCGACGGGTCCTCGCTCGCCGTGCTGGCGCACCCGGAGTGCGACATCGGCCTGGTCGGTTACGAGATGGCGCTGCTGGTCGACCGGGCGGGCGCGGTGCTCACCCCCGATCTGCGCGCGGAACTGCAGGGCAGCCTGCTGCACTGA
- a CDS encoding MFS transporter — MNTVGQRPDRSRWFALAILCTGALMIILDGSIVTVALPAIQRDLGFSPADLTWTVNAYMIAFGGLLLLAGRLGDLLGRKRVFVAGIALFTAASLLCGLAAEPWALIAARFVQGVGGALASAVGLGMIVTLFTDAKERAKAIGAFAFTGATGASLGQVLGGVLTDALSWHWIFFINLPIGVATAVLALRVLPGGPADGRTRPAGGADVAGALLVTSGLMLGVYTIVETESHGWASGRTLGSAALAAALLAGFLLRQARAAAPLLPLRVFRSRTVSGANAVQLLVISGMFAFQIVVALYLQQVLGYGAAETGLAMLPAAVTIGVTSLLLSARLVARFGERSVLLAGLLLLALALALLLRIPRDPAEVSYVTHLLPTMLLISGGGLVLPAMTALGMSGAHEDDAGVVSGLFNTVQQIGGALGVAVLTTLAAARTESLTAGGDGRDAALTGGFRLAFGVGAALIAAAAVLALAVLRPRTPGGTTGPGDAAAPGGAVPGGAVPGGAVPGGVAQAGGAESTGAAPGAAVPAVTPAAPPRP; from the coding sequence ATGAACACAGTCGGCCAACGGCCCGACCGATCCCGCTGGTTCGCACTCGCGATCCTGTGCACCGGCGCGCTGATGATCATCCTCGACGGGAGCATCGTCACCGTCGCCCTGCCCGCCATCCAGCGGGACCTGGGGTTCTCGCCCGCCGATCTGACCTGGACCGTCAACGCCTACATGATCGCCTTCGGCGGGCTGCTCCTCCTCGCCGGCCGCCTCGGCGACCTGCTCGGCCGCAAGCGGGTCTTCGTCGCCGGCATCGCGCTCTTCACCGCGGCCTCCCTGCTGTGCGGGCTGGCCGCGGAGCCCTGGGCGCTCATCGCCGCCCGCTTCGTGCAGGGCGTCGGCGGGGCGCTGGCCTCGGCCGTCGGACTGGGCATGATCGTCACGCTCTTCACCGACGCGAAGGAGCGGGCGAAGGCCATCGGCGCCTTCGCGTTCACCGGCGCGACCGGCGCCTCGCTGGGCCAGGTGCTCGGCGGCGTGCTCACCGACGCGCTGAGCTGGCACTGGATCTTCTTCATCAACCTGCCCATCGGCGTGGCCACCGCGGTGCTCGCGCTGCGCGTGCTGCCCGGCGGCCCGGCCGACGGGCGGACCCGCCCGGCCGGCGGCGCCGACGTCGCCGGGGCGCTGCTGGTCACCTCCGGGCTGATGCTCGGCGTCTACACCATCGTCGAGACCGAGAGCCACGGCTGGGCCTCCGGCCGCACCCTCGGCTCCGCCGCGCTCGCCGCCGCCCTGCTCGCCGGCTTCCTGCTCCGCCAGGCCCGGGCCGCCGCGCCGCTGCTGCCGCTGCGCGTCTTCCGCTCGCGCACGGTCTCCGGCGCCAACGCCGTCCAACTGCTCGTGATCTCGGGCATGTTCGCCTTCCAGATCGTCGTGGCGCTGTACCTGCAGCAGGTGCTGGGCTACGGGGCCGCCGAGACGGGCCTCGCGATGCTGCCCGCGGCGGTCACCATCGGCGTCACCTCGCTGCTCCTCTCCGCCCGGCTGGTCGCCCGGTTCGGCGAGCGGTCGGTGCTGCTGGCCGGGCTCCTGCTCCTCGCGCTCGCCCTGGCGCTGCTGCTCCGCATCCCGCGGGATCCGGCCGAGGTGAGCTACGTGACCCACCTGCTGCCCACGATGCTGCTGATCAGCGGCGGCGGGCTGGTGCTGCCGGCGATGACCGCGCTGGGCATGTCCGGGGCGCACGAGGACGACGCCGGGGTGGTCTCCGGGCTGTTCAACACCGTGCAGCAGATCGGCGGCGCGCTGGGCGTCGCGGTGCTGACCACGCTGGCGGCGGCGCGCACGGAGTCGCTGACCGCGGGCGGGGACGGCCGGGACGCGGCGCTGACGGGCGGCTTCCGGCTGGCGTTCGGCGTCGGGGCGGCGCTGATCGCCGCGGCGGCGGTGCTGGCGCTGGCGGTGCTCCGGCCGCGTACGCCCGGCGGAACGACCGGGCCGGGCGACGCCGCGGCCCCGGGCGGCGCCGTGCCGGGCGGCGCCGTGCCGGGCGGCGCCGTGCCGGGCGGGGTTGCCCAGGCCGGCGGGGCGGAGAGCACCGGGGCGGCCCCCGGCGCCGCCGTGCCCGCCGTTACTCCTGCGGCACCACCCCGGCCCTGA
- a CDS encoding fumarylacetoacetate hydrolase family protein, protein MRIARFSVDGSVAFGVVEGSEGFDGAGAPRGEVTLDVIKGHPFAEFERSGRKLPLDKVRLLPPVLPNKVVGIGRNYAEHAAELGHEVPDVPVAFFKPSTSVIGPGDPIAYPSFSDEVHYEAELAVVIGRLCREVPLERAQDVILGYTCANDVTARDIQKRENQWSRAKGFDTSCPLGPWVETELDPARIADGIALQCTVNGEQRQLGSTSDMVRSIPELIVHITEAMTLLPGDVILTGTPAGVGPLHDGDEVAVTIEGIGTLANKVIKRG, encoded by the coding sequence GTGCGTATCGCCAGGTTCTCCGTCGACGGCAGCGTCGCGTTCGGTGTGGTCGAGGGCTCCGAGGGCTTCGACGGCGCCGGCGCTCCCCGCGGCGAGGTCACCCTCGACGTGATCAAGGGTCACCCCTTCGCCGAGTTCGAGCGCTCGGGCCGGAAGCTCCCGCTGGACAAGGTGCGGCTACTGCCCCCCGTGCTCCCCAACAAGGTCGTGGGCATCGGCCGCAACTACGCCGAGCACGCCGCCGAGCTGGGACACGAGGTGCCGGACGTCCCCGTCGCCTTCTTCAAGCCGTCCACCTCGGTGATCGGCCCCGGCGATCCCATCGCGTACCCGTCGTTCTCCGACGAGGTGCACTACGAGGCAGAGCTGGCCGTCGTCATCGGCCGGCTCTGCCGCGAGGTGCCGCTGGAGAGGGCCCAGGACGTGATCCTCGGCTACACCTGTGCGAACGACGTGACCGCGCGCGACATCCAGAAGCGCGAGAACCAGTGGTCCCGGGCCAAGGGCTTCGACACCTCCTGCCCGCTCGGCCCGTGGGTGGAGACGGAGCTGGACCCGGCCCGGATCGCCGACGGCATCGCCCTGCAGTGCACCGTCAACGGCGAGCAGCGCCAGCTCGGCAGCACCAGCGACATGGTGCGCTCGATCCCCGAGCTGATCGTGCACATCACCGAGGCGATGACGCTGCTGCCCGGCGACGTCATCCTCACCGGGACCCCCGCGGGCGTCGGCCCGCTCCACGACGGCGACGAGGTCGCCGTCACCATCGAAGGCATCGGCACTCTCGCCAACAAGGTGATCAAGCGTGGCTAG
- a CDS encoding nitrate- and nitrite sensing domain-containing protein: MRGKTDRAASLRYGQSASSSPDRNADRGGARIPAPEAGDFANMQQPKGSKGPGSRILLRNWRISTRLVSLLALPVVAATTLGAFRIEDSWQNLQQLENMKLLTDMTEEATELADMLQQERDKSAGLIVDGNPKHPDITDARDETDKALIAFTRSADEIDTTDDEDLAGVNNSLTSVIEKLNKINSIRKTAYSDDTGGAAQTVKAYGELVDSLVSLSQDMALATSNPEMIAKTRALATFSSAKEYASVQQAIISAALAEEPRNDFAEADRLEAASAQEAESSSLKLFAHLYSGRIGLTDLMRSLDGGNASVQQADTFAKNLVNNPDSIKNADMSYRHWYELDSVKIEEMKKIEQHLLQEMEQTARDLRSEAQQEAILNGVLILLVLLISLAGAFVVARSMVRSLRRLQDTAQTVAQKRLPELVKQLSDADPQDVDTSVETVGINSRDEIGKVASAFDDVHREAVRLAAEQALLRGNVNAMFTNLSRRSQGLIQRQLSLISELESREADPDQLENLFKLDHLATRMRRNGENLLVLAGEEPGRRWTRPVPLVDVLRAAASEVEQYERIELSAVPATQVAGRVVNDLVHLLAELLENATSFSSPQTKVKVTGHALPDGRVLVEIHDTGIGLSPEDLGAINERLANPPTVDVSVSRRMGLFVVGRLSLRHGIRIQLRPSDSGGTTALVMLPVDVTQNGGAAGGKQPAGAAAGAPGAGAGGPGKGAPARGGAPGRGGAMSRLGAAQQRGQVGAGAGSGRPALPSRDAGGSGGPGGPGQRPGLPGREPAGAGSAFGRSPGSGSGTGSAFPGGSAFGAAPGANSSSGAGLGAPPARPGLPARPGADSGVREPADAQHTGAGLRDSGRDRHDGPREHADADTTQFSRPDVDGPPPGGGGGIPAFGSVPPPRSPQSPVPGQAASYGAPQDTGEHPMPPPQRRPRPGPQDTGEHPVARPGPHDTGAHPVPPAVPGAYDTGEHPVARPGPGDTGEYAMPGQRPGPGDTGEYAMPGQRPGPHDTGEYPTAVPRQPAESPLADSLLDGGPLPARGDESTPIFESMESNWFRGDRGRGQTPVAPTAPTAAQPPADAPPAAQQQDQDAAAGPAAAAPASQPATATPAPAWRPSPNDDRWRRAEQLRTPQAGGVTTSGLPRRVPRANLVAGTAQQSANASGTQVSRAPDDVRGRLTSLRRGIQRGRQAGGTGETLGGNGFGPTYQQER, encoded by the coding sequence GTGCGTGGGAAGACCGACCGCGCAGCCTCCCTTCGGTACGGCCAGAGCGCGAGCTCCTCGCCGGACCGGAACGCCGACCGCGGCGGCGCCCGAATACCCGCGCCCGAGGCCGGCGACTTCGCCAACATGCAGCAGCCGAAGGGCTCGAAGGGACCGGGCTCCCGGATCCTGCTGCGCAACTGGCGCATCAGCACCAGACTTGTCTCGCTCCTCGCGCTCCCCGTGGTCGCCGCGACCACGCTGGGAGCTTTCCGCATCGAGGACTCCTGGCAGAACCTCCAGCAGCTCGAGAACATGAAGCTGCTGACGGACATGACCGAGGAGGCCACCGAACTCGCCGACATGCTCCAGCAGGAGCGCGACAAGTCGGCCGGCCTCATCGTCGACGGCAACCCGAAGCACCCGGACATCACCGACGCCCGCGACGAGACCGACAAGGCCCTGATCGCCTTCACCCGGTCCGCGGACGAGATCGACACCACCGACGACGAGGACCTCGCCGGGGTCAACAACTCGCTCACGAGCGTCATCGAGAAGCTCAACAAGATCAACAGCATTCGCAAGACGGCCTATTCGGACGACACCGGCGGCGCCGCCCAGACGGTCAAGGCGTACGGCGAACTCGTCGACTCCCTGGTCTCGCTCTCCCAGGACATGGCCCTGGCCACCAGCAACCCGGAAATGATCGCCAAGACCCGGGCGCTGGCCACCTTCTCCTCCGCCAAGGAGTACGCCTCCGTCCAGCAGGCGATCATCAGCGCCGCCCTCGCCGAGGAGCCGCGCAACGACTTCGCCGAGGCCGACCGGCTGGAGGCCGCCTCCGCCCAGGAGGCCGAAAGCTCCTCGCTCAAGCTCTTCGCCCACCTGTACTCCGGGCGGATCGGCCTGACGGACCTGATGCGCTCGCTGGACGGCGGCAACGCCTCCGTGCAGCAGGCCGACACGTTCGCCAAGAACCTGGTGAACAACCCGGACAGCATCAAGAACGCCGACATGAGCTACCGGCACTGGTACGAGCTGGACAGCGTCAAGATCGAAGAGATGAAGAAGATCGAGCAGCACCTGCTCCAGGAGATGGAGCAGACTGCGCGCGATCTGCGGTCCGAGGCCCAGCAGGAAGCGATCCTCAACGGCGTCCTGATCCTCCTCGTCCTGCTCATCTCGCTCGCCGGCGCCTTCGTCGTCGCCCGCTCCATGGTCCGCTCGCTGCGCCGGCTGCAGGACACCGCGCAGACCGTCGCCCAGAAGCGGCTGCCCGAGCTGGTCAAGCAGCTCTCCGACGCCGACCCGCAGGACGTCGACACCTCCGTCGAGACCGTCGGCATCAACAGCCGGGACGAGATCGGCAAGGTCGCGTCCGCGTTCGACGACGTGCACCGCGAGGCGGTCCGGCTGGCCGCCGAGCAGGCGCTGCTGCGGGGCAACGTGAACGCGATGTTCACCAACCTCTCGCGCCGGAGCCAGGGCCTCATCCAGCGTCAGCTCTCTCTCATATCCGAACTGGAGTCCCGCGAGGCCGACCCGGACCAGCTCGAGAACCTCTTCAAGCTCGACCACCTCGCGACCCGCATGCGCCGCAACGGCGAGAACCTGCTCGTCCTCGCGGGCGAGGAGCCGGGCCGCCGGTGGACCCGCCCGGTCCCGCTGGTCGACGTGCTGCGCGCCGCCGCCTCCGAGGTGGAGCAGTACGAGCGCATCGAGCTGTCCGCCGTGCCGGCCACCCAGGTCGCCGGCCGCGTCGTCAACGACCTCGTGCACCTGCTCGCCGAGCTGCTGGAGAACGCCACGTCGTTCTCCTCGCCGCAGACCAAGGTCAAGGTCACCGGCCACGCCCTGCCCGACGGGCGGGTGCTGGTCGAGATCCACGACACCGGCATCGGGCTGTCGCCGGAGGACCTCGGGGCGATCAACGAGCGGCTGGCCAATCCGCCCACGGTCGACGTCTCCGTCTCCCGCCGCATGGGCCTGTTCGTGGTCGGCCGGCTGTCGCTGCGCCACGGCATCCGCATCCAGTTGCGCCCCTCCGACTCCGGCGGCACCACCGCGCTGGTCATGCTCCCCGTCGACGTCACGCAGAACGGCGGCGCCGCGGGCGGCAAGCAGCCGGCGGGCGCCGCGGCCGGCGCGCCCGGCGCGGGCGCCGGCGGCCCCGGCAAGGGCGCCCCGGCGCGCGGCGGTGCGCCGGGCCGCGGGGGCGCCATGAGCAGGCTCGGCGCCGCGCAGCAGCGCGGCCAGGTGGGGGCGGGCGCCGGCTCCGGCCGGCCCGCGCTGCCCAGCCGCGACGCCGGCGGCTCGGGCGGGCCCGGCGGCCCCGGCCAGCGGCCCGGGCTGCCCGGGCGCGAGCCCGCCGGTGCCGGTTCCGCCTTCGGCCGTTCGCCGGGCTCCGGGTCCGGTACCGGCTCCGCCTTCCCGGGCGGTTCGGCCTTCGGTGCCGCGCCCGGTGCGAACTCCTCGTCGGGTGCCGGCCTCGGCGCCCCGCCCGCCCGCCCCGGGCTGCCCGCCCGGCCGGGCGCCGACTCCGGCGTCCGCGAGCCGGCCGACGCCCAGCACACCGGCGCCGGACTGCGCGACTCCGGCCGCGACCGGCACGACGGGCCGCGGGAGCACGCCGACGCCGACACCACGCAGTTCTCCCGCCCCGACGTCGACGGCCCGCCGCCGGGCGGGGGCGGCGGGATCCCGGCGTTCGGCTCCGTGCCGCCGCCGCGCTCCCCGCAGTCGCCCGTACCCGGCCAGGCGGCCTCGTACGGCGCGCCGCAGGACACCGGCGAGCACCCGATGCCGCCTCCGCAGCGCCGCCCGCGGCCCGGCCCGCAGGACACCGGCGAGCACCCCGTGGCCCGCCCCGGCCCCCACGACACCGGCGCCCACCCGGTGCCGCCGGCGGTTCCCGGCGCGTACGACACCGGCGAGCACCCGGTGGCGCGGCCCGGTCCCGGCGACACGGGCGAGTACGCGATGCCGGGGCAGCGCCCCGGTCCGGGGGACACCGGCGAGTACGCGATGCCCGGGCAGCGCCCGGGCCCGCACGACACCGGCGAGTACCCGACGGCGGTGCCGCGGCAGCCGGCAGAGTCGCCCCTCGCCGACAGCCTGCTCGACGGCGGCCCCCTCCCCGCCCGCGGCGACGAGTCCACGCCGATCTTCGAGTCCATGGAGTCGAACTGGTTCCGCGGGGACCGCGGCCGCGGGCAGACCCCTGTAGCCCCCACCGCCCCCACCGCCGCGCAGCCCCCGGCCGACGCGCCGCCGGCCGCGCAGCAGCAGGACCAGGACGCCGCGGCCGGGCCGGCCGCGGCCGCCCCCGCGTCGCAGCCGGCCACGGCCACCCCCGCGCCGGCCTGGCGGCCCTCGCCCAACGACGACCGCTGGCGCCGCGCGGAGCAGTTGCGCACCCCGCAGGCGGGCGGCGTCACCACGTCGGGGCTGCCGCGGCGGGTGCCGCGCGCCAACCTCGTCGCGGGCACCGCGCAGCAGTCCGCGAACGCCAGCGGAACCCAGGTCTCGCGCGCGCCCGACGACGTGCGCGGCAGGCTGACGAGCCTGCGCCGGGGAATTCAGCGGGGCCGCCAGGCAGGTGGCACCGGTGAGACCCTCGGCGGCAACGGCTTTGGTCCCACCTATCAGCAGGAGCGTTAG
- a CDS encoding MarR family transcriptional regulator — protein MTTTPSSRAPARTVPDVTGTLVHTAHVLNTHLAAALSEVGLLQREQCVLVHALEGERTQGQLAELARMDKTTMVVTVDGLEKAGYAERRPSSTDRRARIIHVTEAGAEIAARGQEVVDRVHREVLDTLPAAQRDLLVAALEGLAEGPLAEPVAHDQPVRRARQARR, from the coding sequence ATGACGACCACGCCCTCATCCCGCGCGCCCGCCCGCACCGTACCGGACGTGACGGGCACCCTCGTCCACACCGCGCACGTGCTCAACACCCACCTGGCCGCCGCCCTGAGCGAGGTCGGGCTGCTCCAGCGCGAGCAGTGCGTACTCGTGCACGCCCTGGAGGGCGAGCGCACCCAGGGCCAGCTCGCGGAGCTGGCACGCATGGACAAGACCACGATGGTCGTGACCGTGGACGGCCTGGAGAAGGCCGGGTACGCCGAGCGGCGGCCGTCGAGCACGGACCGCCGGGCCCGGATCATCCATGTCACCGAGGCCGGCGCGGAGATCGCGGCGCGCGGCCAGGAGGTCGTCGACCGGGTGCACCGGGAGGTGCTCGACACCCTGCCGGCCGCGCAGCGGGACCTTCTCGTGGCCGCCCTGGAGGGCCTGGCGGAGGGCCCGCTCGCCGAGCCCGTCGCGCACGACCAGCCCGTGCGCCGGGCCCGGCAGGCCCGGCGGTAG
- a CDS encoding acyl-CoA carboxylase epsilon subunit: protein MTTQHTENLVRVEKGEASEEELAALTAVLLARAAAEQPAHARHGGHGGSAARWRRLERQHGFRAPHSWQR from the coding sequence GTGACCACGCAGCACACCGAGAACCTCGTCCGCGTCGAGAAGGGCGAGGCCAGCGAGGAGGAGCTCGCCGCGCTCACCGCGGTGCTGCTCGCCCGCGCCGCCGCCGAGCAGCCGGCGCACGCCCGCCACGGCGGGCACGGCGGCTCCGCCGCGCGCTGGCGCCGGCTGGAGCGCCAGCACGGCTTCCGCGCCCCGCACAGTTGGCAGCGCTGA
- the gltX gene encoding glutamate--tRNA ligase — translation MRVRFCPSPTGNPHVGLVRTALFNWAYARHTGGSLVFRIEDTDAARDSEESYEQLLDSFHWLGIDWDEGPEAGGPHAPYRQSQRMDIYADVARRLQGAGHAYRCYCTAAELEERREAARAAGRPSGYDGHCRELTAEQVAAYEGEGRTSIVRFRMPDETIAFTDLVRGELTFAPENVTDYGIVRANGAPLYTLVNPVDDALMEITHVLRGEDLLSSTPRQIALYRALIDLGVAKRVPDFGHLPYVMGEGNKKLSKRDPQSSLNLYRERGFLPEGLINYLSLLGWSLSADRDVFTREELVAAFDIADVVPNPARFDLKKAEAINADHIRMLDVKDFTERCAPWLRPPHAPWPAESFDADAFAAVAPLAQTRLTVLSDITANVDFLFLEEPVFDEKSWDKAMKPGQPGAADLLRTARAGLAAAPWSAEALKEAVLAAGEEHGLKLGKAQAPVRVAVTGRTVGLPLFESLEVLGRDRTLARVDAALDRLAAAGQG, via the coding sequence CTGCGGGTCCGCTTCTGTCCCTCCCCCACCGGAAACCCCCACGTGGGTCTGGTGCGCACCGCCCTGTTCAACTGGGCGTACGCCCGCCACACCGGCGGCTCGCTGGTCTTCCGGATCGAGGACACCGACGCGGCCCGCGACTCCGAGGAGTCGTACGAGCAACTGCTCGACTCGTTCCACTGGCTCGGCATCGACTGGGACGAGGGCCCCGAGGCAGGCGGCCCGCACGCGCCGTACCGGCAGTCGCAGCGCATGGACATCTACGCCGACGTGGCCCGCCGGCTCCAGGGCGCCGGGCACGCCTACCGCTGCTACTGCACCGCGGCGGAGCTGGAAGAGCGCCGCGAGGCGGCGCGCGCGGCAGGGCGGCCCTCCGGGTACGACGGGCACTGCCGCGAGCTGACCGCCGAGCAGGTGGCGGCGTACGAGGGCGAGGGCCGGACCTCGATCGTCCGCTTCCGCATGCCGGACGAGACGATCGCCTTCACCGACCTCGTGCGCGGCGAGCTGACGTTCGCACCCGAGAACGTCACGGACTACGGCATCGTGCGCGCCAACGGCGCCCCGCTCTACACCCTCGTCAACCCCGTCGACGACGCGCTGATGGAGATCACGCACGTGCTGCGCGGCGAGGACCTGCTCTCGTCCACGCCGCGGCAGATCGCGCTCTACCGCGCGCTGATCGACCTCGGTGTCGCCAAGCGGGTGCCGGACTTCGGCCACCTGCCGTACGTCATGGGCGAGGGCAACAAGAAGCTCTCCAAGCGCGACCCGCAGTCCTCGCTCAACCTCTACCGCGAGCGCGGCTTCCTGCCCGAGGGGCTGATCAACTACCTCTCGCTGCTGGGCTGGTCGCTCTCCGCCGACCGCGACGTCTTCACCCGGGAGGAGCTGGTCGCGGCCTTCGACATCGCCGACGTGGTGCCCAACCCGGCCCGCTTCGACCTGAAGAAGGCCGAGGCCATCAACGCGGACCACATCCGCATGCTGGACGTGAAGGACTTCACGGAGCGCTGCGCGCCCTGGCTGCGGCCGCCGCACGCGCCGTGGCCGGCCGAATCCTTCGACGCGGACGCCTTCGCGGCGGTGGCGCCGCTGGCGCAGACGCGGCTGACCGTGCTGTCCGACATCACGGCCAACGTCGACTTCCTCTTCCTTGAGGAGCCGGTGTTCGACGAGAAGTCGTGGGACAAAGCCATGAAGCCGGGGCAGCCGGGCGCGGCCGACCTGCTGCGTACGGCGCGCGCCGGGCTGGCGGCGGCTCCGTGGTCGGCGGAGGCGCTGAAGGAGGCGGTCCTCGCCGCGGGCGAGGAGCACGGCCTGAAGCTGGGCAAGGCGCAGGCGCCCGTGCGGGTCGCGGTGACGGGGCGGACGGTGGGACTGCCGCTGTTCGAGTCCCTGGAGGTGCTGGGCCGCGACCGCACCCTGGCGCGGGTGGACGCCGCGCTCGACCGCCTGGCGGCGGCCGGGCAGGGCTGA